The proteins below come from a single Necator americanus strain Aroian chromosome V, whole genome shotgun sequence genomic window:
- a CDS encoding hypothetical protein (NECATOR_CHRV.G20218.T1) yields the protein MTDVAVVPKLYTGSDHRLIQGRFSFTRRAEKAAKFRERNPRTIINWDLFATLAGFWGDSAMDNIDEEYDRLVEHLHDCAKKAESFKTINRRLYFKALELIRQQHEPQGTKNSRPSSQSFAERP from the coding sequence atgacggacgtcgctgtcgTACCAAagttgtatacgggatcggaccatcgcctcatccaaggaagattttccttcacaaggagagcagagaaagccgccaagttcagagagcgaaatcccagaactatcatcaactgggatctcttcgctacgctagccggcttttggggagattccgcaatggacaacatcgacgaggaatatgaccggctcgttgaacaccttcacgactgcgcgaagaaggctgagagttttaaaaccatcaACAGACGCCTGTATTTTAAagctcttgagctgatacgccagcagcacgagccgcagggaaccaagaactcacgtccgagctcgcaaagctttgcagagaggccataa
- a CDS encoding hypothetical protein (NECATOR_CHRV.G20221.T2), with protein sequence MYTRIQFLLALPITLACDKASLNTTNVTYGVIDDGRSKRSTSWDWIRIELYYDESVEALASEKLMILKRLISQARDYFEDTIKVERVRTLQLQPECSGGTYVRNKDFVKCGTDCIPGCGTAVAPVNTKIFVKCKCENRQCLTNFEEYVGTLNYADFILFVAIREGICDEHTLAYASRCSLHPVTKRPISGYVNICPYSFGKMQRNEMTRWLSMIKHELVHAFVFSVSHFTNFIGAKPATQHKPLPIVPGVIEKFTRDDWEVSGGKISHDVYMIVTPKVREEARKHFGCPTLEGAEVENQGGTGTAGSHWEKRVFENEALTGVATQVYALSRLTLALFEDSGWYQVNYDKAENMTWGKGLGCDFAKKSCLSWMKGSKDPYPFCTRALDMRCNADRKSKVSCNMIRRNEDLPKEYDYNIPKLYKDHKNRKVIAQGGEMVADYCPYYRVFGQISKEATDTRCTYSGNMYYNNYSLEIFSRSARCFSLHKGVKVRKKIRTTTYHLNVGCYETSCKENLLHVKVQSSKFYPCYYTGQFVHVEKHVLGVGKVKIRIICPPCHEICGTNCSAEKKHKNKIGDYKGISCSLGVLSCLIVLLLFYS encoded by the exons ATGTATACAAGGATACAGTTTCTACTTGCGCTTCCAATTACTTTGGCCTGCGATAAAGCT TCTCTAAACACCACAAACGTCACTTACGGCGTTATTGATGATGGCAGGTCAAAGAGAAGCACATCATGGGACTGGATAAGAATCGAGTTGTATTACGACGAATCTGTTGAGGC ATTAGCCTCCGAAAAACTAATGATTCTGAAGCGATTAATATCCCAAGCACGAGATTATTTCGAAGATACCATTAAAGTCGAGAGGGTGCGGACGCTACAACTTCAGCC AGAATGTTCTGGTGGCACGTATGTCCGAAATAAAGACTTTGTGAAGTGTGGCACTGACTGTATTCCTGGTTGTGGGACCGCAGTGGCTCCAGTAAACACGAAGATCTTTGTG AAATGTAAATGCGAGAATCGACAATGTTTGACAAACTTCGAGGAATACGTAG GAACACTCAATTATGCTGATTTCATTCTATTCGTGGCCATAAGGGAAGGAATTTGTGACGAACACACGCTCGCCTACGCTTCACGCTGTAGTTTACATCCTGTCACTAAAAG GCCAATATCCGGTTACGTGAACATTTGCCCGTATTCATTCGGTAAAATGCAAAGAAACGAGATGACGCGCTGGTTGTCCATGATTAAGCACGAATTGGTTCATGCTTTTGTGTTTTCGGTGTCACATTTCACGAATTTTATTGGTGCAAAGCCAGCAACACA ACATAAACCTCTACCTATTGTACCTGGTGTCATCGAGAAGTTCACACGTGACGATTGGGAAGTCTCTGGAGGAAAG aTATCTCATGACGTATATATGATTGTTACGCCAAAAGTTCGAGAAGAAGCGCGAAAACACTTCGGATGTCCCACTCTAGAAGGTGCTGAAGTGGAGAATCAAGGCGGTACTGGCACGGCCGGATCTCATTGGGAAAAACGTGTCTTTGAG AACGAAGCGTTGACTGGGGTTGCTACTCAAGTGTACGCCCTCTCGCGTCTCACTCTGGCTCTTTTCGAAGATTCTGGATGGTATCAAGTGAATTACGA taaagcAGAAAATATGACATGGGGTAAAGGGCTTGGCTGCGATTTTGCGAAGAAAAGCTGTTTGTCATGGATGAAAGGTTCGAAAGACCCATATCCCTTCTGCACGCGAGCCCTTGATATGAG GTGTAACGCAGACCGAAAGTCTAAAGTCAGTTGCAACAtgataagaagaaatgaagatttGCCAAAAGAATACGACTATAATATTCCAAAACTCTACAAAGACcacaaaaatcgaaaagttATTGCTCAAGGAGGAGAGATGGTTGCCGATTATTGCCCTTATTACAGA GTGTTCGGTCAAATATCAAAAGAAGCTACTGACACGCGCTGCACGTACTCAGGGAACATGTACTACAACAATTACTCACTAGAG ATCTTTTCTCGAAGTGCTCGCTGTTTTTCCTTGCATAAAGGAGTTAAAGTCAGAAAGAAGATACGTACAACCACATATCATCTCAACGTAGGTTGCTATGAG ACGTCCTGCAAGGAGAATCTTTTACACGTGAAAGTTCAAAGCTCTAAATTTTATCCATGTTACTACACTGGGCAGTTTGTGCACGTGGAAAAG CATGTTCTCGGCGTTGGCAAAGTAAAAATCCGAATAATATGTCCACCTTGTCATGAAATTTGTGGAACAAATTGTTCGGCTGAGAAAAAGCACAAGAATAAAATTGGCGATTACAAGGGGATTTCGTGCAGTTTAGGAGTGCTCTCATGCTTGattgttttgttattgttttattcataG
- a CDS encoding hypothetical protein (NECATOR_CHRV.G20220.T1), with translation MRNRWVSDAPFTLHRTNISECTSYVYLDRELNMMNDLTPELGMRRRAAWRAYKSIEDVVKKTRNTRLRAHLFNTTVLPALTYASETWAFRKQEENAMSVIERTVVKVMLGVSRFTQVRDGIRSFLLRQRSKIIDAVAFIKESKIRWAGHVVRFTDNRWTRALSDYVPRDIKRTTGRPPTRWSDFFTKSFKEKYDALRVPRERRNHWATLARDRDKWKNYWRPLDQFEDQRESR, from the coding sequence ATGCGGAAcagatgggtctcggatgccccattcacgctccaCAGAacaaacatatccgaatgcaccagctacgtttatctggatcgggaattgaacatgatgaacgatctgacccccgagctgggcatgagaagacgagcggcttggagagcgtacaagagcatcgaggatgtagtgaaaaagaccaggaacacccggctccgtgctcacctcttcaacaccaccgtacttcctgctttgacttatgcttcggaaacctgggcatttcgcaagcaggaagaaaacgcgatgagcgtcattgaacgtaCAGTTGTGaaagtgatgctaggagtatcccgtttcacgcaagtgagggacgggattcgaagttttctcctacgtcagcgatcgaagattataGATGCAGTCGCGTTTatcaaggaaagtaaaataaggtgggccggacacgtggtGCGCTTTaccgacaaccgttggaccagagccttGAGCGACTatgttccccgcgatattaagcgcactacaggaagaccgccgacccgatggtcagatttcttcacgaagtccttcaaagaaaagtatgatgctcttcgtgttccacgcgaaaggaggaaccattgggctactctggcacgcgatcgagacaaatggaagaattactggcgtccgctcgaccagttcgaagatcaacgggagtcaaggtga
- a CDS encoding hypothetical protein (NECATOR_CHRV.G20219.T1): MTALRNPKGTTIASRRGMEKIIYDFYSDLFDSHVHLPPHHLREDGYVTPELLPSEIRHAIMSVKSRTAPGPDRIRPEQLKDLPPVLINTLARLFTRYLSECKVPKQYRRPARPFTLENAMRKMEWDDMGVKVDGRQLHHLRHALITPNISQKERLLTKFDETCGCIGLQLNLQ; the protein is encoded by the exons atgactgctctccggaacccgaaaggaacaaccattgcatcgagaaggggaatggagaaaatcatctacgacttctactccgatctcttcgacagccatgtccacttgcctcctcaccatctgagggaagacggataTGTCACTCCAGAgcttctcccgtccgaaatacgacatgccatcatgtcggtaaAAAGTCgaacggcacccggtcccgacagaataagaccagaacaactgaaggaccttccgccagtactcatcaacaccctggcgaggctctttacacgttacctgtcggaatgcaaggttcctaaacagtaccgaagaccggcaagaccgt tcaccctcgagaacgcaatgcgaaagatggaatgggacgacatgggagtgaaggttgatggtcggcaactacaccatttgcgccaTGCGCTGATAACACCTAACATCAGCCAAAAGGAACGACTGCTGAccaaattcgacgaaacatgtggatgcatcggtcttcagctgaatctacaataG
- a CDS encoding hypothetical protein (NECATOR_CHRV.G20221.T1) produces the protein MYTRIQFLLALPITLACDKASLNTTNVTYGVIDDGRSKRSTSWDWIRIELYYDESVEALASEKLMILKRLISQARDYFEDTIKVERVRTLQLQPECSGGTYVRNKDFVKCGTDCIPGCGTAVAPVNTKIFVKCKCENRQCLTNFEEYVGTLNYADFILFVAIREGICDEHTLAYASRCSLHPVTKRPISGYVNICPYSFGKMQRNEMTRWLSMIKHELVHAFVFSVSHFTNFIGAKPATQHKPLPIVPGVIEKFTRDDWEVSGGKISHDVYMIVTPKVREEARKHFGCPTLEGAEVENQGGTGTAGSHWEKRVFENEALTGVATQVYALSRLTLALFEDSGWYQVNYDKAENMTWGKGLGCDFAKKSCLSWMKGSKDPYPFCTRALDMRCNADRKSKVSCNMIRRNEDLPKEYDYNIPKLYKDHKNRKVIAQGGEMVADYCPYYRVFGQISKEATDTRCTYSGNMYYNNYSLEIFSRSARCFSLHKGVKVRKKIRTTTYHLNVGCYETSCKENLLHVKVQSSKFYPCYYTGQFVHVEKFPACSRRWQSKNPNNMSTLS, from the exons ATGTATACAAGGATACAGTTTCTACTTGCGCTTCCAATTACTTTGGCCTGCGATAAAGCT TCTCTAAACACCACAAACGTCACTTACGGCGTTATTGATGATGGCAGGTCAAAGAGAAGCACATCATGGGACTGGATAAGAATCGAGTTGTATTACGACGAATCTGTTGAGGC ATTAGCCTCCGAAAAACTAATGATTCTGAAGCGATTAATATCCCAAGCACGAGATTATTTCGAAGATACCATTAAAGTCGAGAGGGTGCGGACGCTACAACTTCAGCC AGAATGTTCTGGTGGCACGTATGTCCGAAATAAAGACTTTGTGAAGTGTGGCACTGACTGTATTCCTGGTTGTGGGACCGCAGTGGCTCCAGTAAACACGAAGATCTTTGTG AAATGTAAATGCGAGAATCGACAATGTTTGACAAACTTCGAGGAATACGTAG GAACACTCAATTATGCTGATTTCATTCTATTCGTGGCCATAAGGGAAGGAATTTGTGACGAACACACGCTCGCCTACGCTTCACGCTGTAGTTTACATCCTGTCACTAAAAG GCCAATATCCGGTTACGTGAACATTTGCCCGTATTCATTCGGTAAAATGCAAAGAAACGAGATGACGCGCTGGTTGTCCATGATTAAGCACGAATTGGTTCATGCTTTTGTGTTTTCGGTGTCACATTTCACGAATTTTATTGGTGCAAAGCCAGCAACACA ACATAAACCTCTACCTATTGTACCTGGTGTCATCGAGAAGTTCACACGTGACGATTGGGAAGTCTCTGGAGGAAAG aTATCTCATGACGTATATATGATTGTTACGCCAAAAGTTCGAGAAGAAGCGCGAAAACACTTCGGATGTCCCACTCTAGAAGGTGCTGAAGTGGAGAATCAAGGCGGTACTGGCACGGCCGGATCTCATTGGGAAAAACGTGTCTTTGAG AACGAAGCGTTGACTGGGGTTGCTACTCAAGTGTACGCCCTCTCGCGTCTCACTCTGGCTCTTTTCGAAGATTCTGGATGGTATCAAGTGAATTACGA taaagcAGAAAATATGACATGGGGTAAAGGGCTTGGCTGCGATTTTGCGAAGAAAAGCTGTTTGTCATGGATGAAAGGTTCGAAAGACCCATATCCCTTCTGCACGCGAGCCCTTGATATGAG GTGTAACGCAGACCGAAAGTCTAAAGTCAGTTGCAACAtgataagaagaaatgaagatttGCCAAAAGAATACGACTATAATATTCCAAAACTCTACAAAGACcacaaaaatcgaaaagttATTGCTCAAGGAGGAGAGATGGTTGCCGATTATTGCCCTTATTACAGA GTGTTCGGTCAAATATCAAAAGAAGCTACTGACACGCGCTGCACGTACTCAGGGAACATGTACTACAACAATTACTCACTAGAG ATCTTTTCTCGAAGTGCTCGCTGTTTTTCCTTGCATAAAGGAGTTAAAGTCAGAAAGAAGATACGTACAACCACATATCATCTCAACGTAGGTTGCTATGAG ACGTCCTGCAAGGAGAATCTTTTACACGTGAAAGTTCAAAGCTCTAAATTTTATCCATGTTACTACACTGGGCAGTTTGTGCACGTGGAAAAG tttccAGCATGTTCTCGGCGTTGGCAAAGTAAAAATCCGAATAATATGTCCACCTTGTCATGA
- a CDS encoding hypothetical protein (NECATOR_CHRV.G20217.T4), whose translation MLTFFLLANLFSPLHACDYRPPTDDEISTAITEYPDGRRPKRDIPLWDWIRIETVYDQTFYLLTEERQKTLVELIVNARDYFESTIMVQRLSSIQLPPSCKMKKHRTVNNTVTQCKYDCEKRCGRALAPTTAKFFSECKCVEGPCETNQTDWGGKLTNADFILFVSLNEDGCARTVLAFGSHCSIDPYTQRPVAGFVNICPYSFTNMKNYEINQWEATLKHELIHAFVFSGSLYPKFKGAKGGPKRQGRMVLVPGVLERFERKNWETAKGMVSHEVFMMVTPKVREEARKFFGCPDLEGAEIESQGGAGTAGVHWEKRVFENEAMSGISTQVHALSRLTLALFEDSGWYRANYDKAEEMSWGRNLGCRFAKQSCLTWMRTHLRDTYPYCNVLDDTRCSHGRKAKVRCNLFAGTNQIPPEFDYNIKNLYRNSTGHSIWGYGHVAAADFCPYYRVFGDISKEDSDTRCTLPDNMNYNNYSLEIFSPLSRCFELDDGIRIENERGATKWLHTVGCYEAICNQSLLFIKTQYSKFYPCYRKGQFIHVEKRLHSIGTITTRIICPSCAELCGQLNCAPEKVVDERIGDPERGGTVLPVPFPFAFVLVLFRYSI comes from the exons ACTTACCGAAGAAAGGCAAAAGACTCTTGTGGAACTTATCGTGAATGCTCGTGATTATTTTGAAAGCACAATAATGGTACAACGGTTGAGTTCCATTCAGTTACCCCC ATcatgtaaaatgaaaaaacatcGCACCGTGAACAACACTGTCACTCAATGCAAGTATGACTGCGAAAAAAGGTGCGGAAGAGCGCTGGCACCGACCACAGCGAAATTCTTCTCG GAATGTAAGTGTGTTGAAGGACCGTGCGAAACCAACCAAACAGATTGGGGAG GTAAACTAACGAATGCAGATTTTATCCTGTTCGTATCACTGAACGAAGATGGTTGTGCAAGAACTGTTCTCGCATTTGGCTCTCATTGTTCGATCGACCCATATACTCAGAG ACCAGTTGCTGGTTTTGTGAATATCTGCCCATATTCCTTCACTAACATGAAAAATTATGAGATTAACCAGTGGGAGGCCACTCTAAAACACGAACTTATTCatgcttttgttttctcaGGATCTCTCTATCCAAAATTCAAGGGAGCAAAAGGAGGTCCAAAAAG ACAGGGAAGAATGGTTCTAGTGCCAGGTGTGCTCGAACGTTTTGAgcgaaaaaattgggaaactGCCAAAGGAATG GTTAGTCATGAGGTCTTCATGATGGTCACACCGAAGGTGAGAGAAGAAGCGCGAAAGTTCTTTGGGTGCCCGGATTTGGAAGGTGCCGAGATTGAAAGTCAGGGAGGCGCTGGAACAGCTGGTGTTCATTGGGAAAAACGTGTGTTTGAA AACGAAGCGATGAGTGGCATCAGTACACAAGTGCATGCATTAAGCCGTCTCACACTTGCACTTTTTGAAGATTCTGGATGGTATCGGGCAAATTACGA CAAAGCCGAAGAAATGTCATGGGGTCGTAACTTAGGATGTCGTTTTGCGAAACAAAGTTGTCTAACTTGGATGAGGACACATCTTCGCGATACGTACCCTTACTGTAATGTCCTTGATGATACAAG ATGTAGTCATGGCCGAAAAGCGAAGGTTCGCTGTAATTTGTTTGCTGGAACAAACCAGATACCGCCTGAATTCGactataatattaaaaatttgtaCCGAAATAGCACTGGTCATTCTATATGGGGCTACGGACATGTTGCTGCTGCAGATTTCTGCCCTTATTACAGA GTTTTTGGCGatatttcaaaagaagattCTGATACTCGTTGTACTCTCCCGGATAACATGAACTACAACAATTATTCGTTAGAG ATCTTCTCCCCATTATCTCGTTGTTTTGAATTGGACGATGGTATAAGGATCGAAAATGAACGGGGTGCTACCAAATGGTTGCATACGGTTGGATGTTATGAG GCTATCTGCAACCAAAGCTTGTTATTCATTAAAACACAGTACTCTAAATTTTATCCATGCTACCGAAAAGGGCAGTTCATACATGTGGAAAAG CGACTACACAGTATCGGCACAATCACAACTCGTATCATCTGTCCTTCTTGTGCTGAACTCTGCGGACAGCTGAACTGTGCACCTGAAAAAGTCGTTGATGAACGAATTGGTGATCCAGAAAGAGGAGGCACAGTTTTACCTGTGCCTTTTCCGTTCgcttttgttttagttttattcCGTTACTCAATTTAA